From a single Streptomyces sp. NBC_01264 genomic region:
- a CDS encoding helix-turn-helix domain-containing protein — translation MQHGPAVRRRKLGEELRALRDRSGLTSGEAARLAGWHQSKISRIETGRSGVKVEDIRILLDVYGEDVVSAQQRALLEALSASAAGPAPDADTGRGRQWWHDYQGLLPQEYRDFISLEAGARSARTVELSVVPGLLQTPEYARAVTRATLGGLPEPKVDALVDVRLARQSVLRADPPLELSAVLDEAVLRRTIGGAGVMEEQLRHLVQVARLPQVRLQVLPFSVGGHLGLTGPFVIFSFPNIADLDVVVLDHLTSSLYLERKEDLEAYSAAFRTIQAHALPPRDSSDLISALADDA, via the coding sequence GTGCAGCACGGTCCCGCAGTGCGTCGGCGCAAGCTCGGCGAGGAACTGCGTGCCCTTCGCGACCGGTCCGGACTCACCAGTGGTGAGGCGGCCCGGCTGGCGGGGTGGCACCAGTCGAAGATCAGTCGTATCGAGACGGGGCGCAGCGGCGTCAAGGTGGAGGACATCCGGATCCTGCTCGACGTCTACGGGGAAGACGTGGTGAGCGCACAGCAGCGCGCCCTACTGGAGGCCCTGTCGGCCTCGGCGGCGGGGCCCGCCCCGGACGCCGACACCGGGCGCGGGCGCCAGTGGTGGCACGACTACCAGGGGCTGCTGCCGCAGGAGTACCGGGACTTCATCAGCCTGGAGGCGGGCGCCCGCTCGGCCCGCACCGTCGAACTGTCGGTGGTGCCGGGGCTGCTGCAGACCCCCGAGTACGCGCGCGCCGTGACCCGGGCCACGCTGGGCGGGCTGCCGGAGCCGAAGGTGGACGCGCTGGTCGACGTACGGCTGGCGCGTCAGTCCGTGCTGCGGGCCGATCCGCCGCTTGAGCTGAGCGCGGTGCTGGACGAGGCGGTGCTGCGGCGCACGATCGGCGGGGCGGGGGTGATGGAGGAACAGTTGAGGCACCTGGTGCAGGTGGCGCGTTTGCCCCAAGTACGGCTTCAGGTACTGCCGTTCAGCGTGGGGGGACATCTCGGCCTGACAGGACCGTTCGTCATCTTCTCATTTCCGAACATCGCCGATCTGGATGTGGTGGTACTCGACCATTTGACGAGTAGCCTCTATCTGGAGCGGAAGGAAGACCTTGAGGCGTACAGCGCCGCGTTCCGCACCATCCAGGCGCACGCCCTCCCGCCCCGCGATTCGTCGGATCTCATCAGCGCCCTCGCTGACGACGCGTAA
- the bioB gene encoding biotin synthase BioB, giving the protein MDLLNTLVDKGLRRELPTREEALAVLATSDDELLDVVAAAGKVRRQWFGRRVKLNYLVNLKSGLCPEDCSYCSQRLGSKAEILKYTWLKPEEASQAAAAGVAGGAKRVCLVASGRGPTDRDVDRVGKTIAAIKEANEGVEVCACLGLLSDGQAERLKDAGADAYNHNLNTSEATYGQITKTHTYADRVDTVQKAHAAGLSACSGLIAGMGESDEDLVDVVYALRELDSDSVPVNFLIPFEGTPLAKEWNLTPQRALRILAMVRFVCPDVEVRIAGGREVHLRTLQPLALHIANSIFLGDYLTSEGQAGQADLEMIADAGFEVEGAGTTTLPAHRSDIAAAATATGGCGSKGSGASVCGSSATDEAAGCGSACGGCSGHAGHEAPVPVQAEAGDVRSDLVAVRRRGAGTDLAPNA; this is encoded by the coding sequence ATGGACCTGCTGAACACCCTCGTGGACAAGGGGCTGCGGCGTGAGCTGCCGACCCGCGAAGAGGCACTCGCCGTGCTGGCGACCTCTGACGACGAACTGCTCGACGTGGTGGCCGCGGCCGGCAAGGTGCGCCGACAGTGGTTCGGACGCCGGGTCAAGCTGAACTACCTGGTCAACCTGAAGTCGGGGCTCTGCCCCGAGGACTGCTCGTACTGTTCCCAGCGCCTGGGATCGAAGGCCGAGATCCTCAAGTACACGTGGCTGAAGCCCGAGGAGGCCTCCCAGGCCGCCGCCGCGGGCGTCGCGGGCGGGGCCAAGCGGGTCTGTCTGGTGGCGAGCGGCCGCGGTCCGACGGACCGCGACGTGGACCGGGTCGGCAAGACGATCGCGGCCATCAAGGAGGCGAACGAGGGCGTCGAGGTGTGCGCCTGCCTCGGTCTGCTCTCGGACGGCCAGGCCGAGCGCCTGAAGGACGCGGGCGCGGATGCCTACAACCACAACCTGAACACTTCCGAGGCCACGTACGGCCAGATCACCAAGACCCACACCTACGCGGACCGGGTCGACACGGTGCAGAAGGCGCACGCCGCCGGCCTGTCGGCCTGCTCGGGCCTGATCGCGGGCATGGGCGAGAGCGACGAGGACCTCGTCGACGTCGTCTACGCGCTGCGCGAGCTCGACAGCGACTCGGTCCCGGTCAACTTCCTGATCCCCTTCGAGGGCACCCCGCTCGCCAAGGAGTGGAACCTCACCCCGCAGCGCGCCCTGCGCATCCTCGCGATGGTCCGCTTCGTCTGCCCCGACGTCGAGGTCCGCATCGCGGGAGGCCGCGAGGTGCACCTGCGCACCCTGCAGCCGCTGGCGCTGCACATCGCGAACTCGATCTTCCTCGGCGACTACCTGACCAGCGAGGGCCAGGCCGGACAGGCCGACCTCGAGATGATCGCGGACGCCGGTTTCGAGGTGGAGGGCGCCGGTACGACGACCCTTCCCGCGCACCGCTCCGACATCGCGGCGGCGGCCACCGCCACCGGCGGCTGCGGTTCGAAGGGCTCCGGCGCCTCGGTCTGCGGCTCCTCCGCCACGGACGAGGCGGCCGGCTGCGGTTCGGCGTGCGGCGGCTGCTCGGGTCACGCCGGGCACGAGGCCCCCGTACCGGTCCAGGCGGAGGCCGGTGACGTCCGCTCCGACCTGGTGGCGGTCCGCCGTCGCGGTGCGGGAACGGATCTCGCGCCCAATGCCTAA
- a CDS encoding ATP-binding protein, producing MADHLEASVTLPSDPASVAAARRYVAEVLGEWGLSEETEAADSIRLIVSELATNSVQHTFGQSPTFTVDIRLEREEWLRIGVTDSHPRWPKRLPAAVQQDNGRGMVIIRWLAAEAGGRLSVSPTEDGGKTVWIALPWAGAGAPAGTRAGC from the coding sequence ATGGCAGATCACCTGGAAGCATCCGTCACTCTGCCGAGCGATCCCGCCTCGGTCGCGGCCGCCCGCCGCTACGTCGCGGAGGTGCTGGGTGAGTGGGGACTGTCCGAGGAGACCGAAGCCGCGGACAGCATCCGGCTCATCGTCTCGGAACTGGCCACCAACTCCGTGCAGCACACCTTCGGCCAGTCACCGACCTTCACCGTGGACATCCGCCTGGAGCGCGAGGAGTGGCTGCGCATCGGGGTCACCGACAGCCACCCGCGCTGGCCCAAGCGGCTCCCGGCCGCCGTCCAGCAGGACAACGGCCGGGGCATGGTCATCATCCGCTGGCTCGCCGCGGAGGCGGGCGGCCGGCTCTCGGTCAGCCCGACCGAGGACGGGGGCAAGACCGTGTGGATCGCCCTGCCCTGGGCGGGGGCCGGCGCCCCGGCGGGGACGCGCGCGGGCTGTTGA
- a CDS encoding 8-amino-7-oxononanoate synthase, with protein sequence MPHQHTPAPVDVFSWIDDAERAREQAGLVRTLRPRPAASPLLDLASNDYLGLSRHPETVRGAREAAERWGAGATGSRLVTGTTELHAELERELAAFCGFEAALVLSSGYAANLAAVTALSDRGTLVVSDAGNHASIVDGCRLSRADTAVVPHSDPEAARKTLAAHQGRALLVTDSVFSVDGDAAPLAAHAEACRAEGAALLVDDAHGLGVLGEGGRGALHAAGLAGAPGVVATLTLSKSLGSQGGAVLGPAKVIRHLVNTARTFIFDTGLAPAATGAALAALRLLEREPERADRARAVAAELYGRLTASGLTAARPDAAVVSVRAPSASAALRWAADCRGAGLSVGCFRPPSVPDGISRLRLTARADLTGVEISRAVETILQTAPAGATDR encoded by the coding sequence ATGCCGCACCAGCACACCCCCGCCCCCGTGGACGTCTTCTCCTGGATCGACGACGCGGAGCGGGCCAGGGAGCAGGCCGGACTCGTCCGGACGCTGCGTCCGCGTCCGGCGGCCTCCCCGCTCCTGGACCTGGCGAGCAACGACTACCTCGGGCTCTCCCGGCACCCGGAGACCGTACGGGGGGCGCGCGAGGCCGCCGAGCGCTGGGGCGCGGGGGCCACCGGATCGCGGCTGGTCACCGGCACCACCGAACTGCACGCCGAACTGGAGCGGGAGCTCGCCGCCTTCTGCGGGTTCGAGGCGGCGCTGGTCCTCTCCTCCGGGTACGCGGCGAACCTGGCCGCCGTCACCGCGCTCAGCGACCGGGGCACCCTGGTGGTCTCGGACGCGGGCAACCACGCCTCGATCGTGGACGGCTGCCGGCTCTCGCGCGCCGACACCGCCGTCGTCCCGCACTCCGACCCGGAGGCCGCCCGCAAGACCCTCGCCGCCCACCAGGGCCGGGCGCTGCTGGTCACCGACTCGGTGTTCTCCGTCGACGGGGACGCCGCCCCGCTCGCGGCCCACGCCGAGGCGTGCCGGGCCGAGGGCGCGGCCCTGCTCGTGGACGACGCGCACGGCCTCGGGGTACTGGGCGAGGGCGGGCGGGGGGCGCTGCACGCCGCCGGGCTCGCCGGGGCTCCCGGGGTGGTCGCGACGCTGACCCTCTCGAAGTCCCTGGGCAGCCAGGGCGGTGCGGTGCTCGGCCCGGCGAAGGTGATCCGGCACCTGGTCAACACGGCGCGGACCTTCATCTTCGACACCGGGCTGGCCCCGGCCGCGACCGGCGCCGCACTGGCGGCCCTGCGCCTGCTGGAGCGGGAACCGGAGCGCGCGGACCGCGCCCGCGCGGTGGCCGCCGAACTGTACGGGCGGCTCACCGCGTCCGGCCTGACCGCGGCCCGGCCGGACGCGGCCGTGGTGTCGGTACGGGCCCCGTCGGCGTCGGCGGCACTGCGCTGGGCCGCCGACTGCCGCGGGGCAGGTCTGTCCGTGGGGTGCTTCCGGCCGCCGTCGGTGCCGGACGGCATCTCCCGGCTGCGACTGACCGCGCGGGCGGATCTCACGGGGGTCGAGATCAGCCGTGCGGTGGAGACGATCCTTCAGACCGCTCCGGCCGGAGCCACGGACCGCTGA
- a CDS encoding VOC family protein, producing the protein MFANPVHHITFDAQEPYALARFWSEVTGWPIHPDDLADDPEISLVPGQPGVTGLLFIRVPEGKSAKNRVHLDIQPTNGTRDENVERLIALGAKLQGDHRREDGSGWVTLTDPEGNELCIERSAAERAGA; encoded by the coding sequence ATGTTCGCGAACCCCGTCCACCACATCACCTTCGACGCGCAGGAGCCGTACGCACTGGCCCGGTTCTGGTCCGAGGTCACCGGCTGGCCCATTCACCCGGACGACCTGGCGGATGACCCCGAGATCTCTCTGGTGCCGGGGCAGCCGGGGGTGACCGGACTGCTGTTCATCCGGGTACCGGAGGGCAAGTCCGCGAAGAACCGCGTCCACTTGGACATCCAGCCGACCAACGGCACGCGCGACGAGAACGTGGAGCGGCTGATCGCGCTCGGCGCGAAGCTCCAGGGCGACCACCGCAGGGAGGACGGCAGCGGCTGGGTCACTCTGACCGACCCGGAGGGCAACGAACTGTGCATAGAGCGCAGTGCGGCGGAGCGCGCCGGGGCCTGA
- a CDS encoding DUF397 domain-containing protein, producing the protein MSATPLSTGGLLNSARWRRSSRSTGMNNCVETAVLSGGLLAVRDSKRTDGPAVLFTGPAWDGFLVSVRADLGT; encoded by the coding sequence GTGTCCGCAACCCCCTTATCCACAGGCGGACTTCTGAACAGCGCGCGGTGGCGGCGAAGCAGCCGCAGCACCGGAATGAACAACTGTGTGGAAACGGCCGTCCTCAGCGGCGGCCTGCTCGCCGTCCGCGATTCCAAGCGGACGGACGGCCCGGCGGTGCTCTTCACCGGGCCGGCCTGGGACGGCTTCCTCGTCTCCGTCCGCGCGGATCTCGGGACGTAG
- a CDS encoding urease subunit gamma, with the protein MQLTPHEQERLLIHVAADVAERRKARGVLLNHPEVIALITAHILEGARDGRTVAELMASGRTVLSREEVMEGIPEMIHDVQVEATFPDGTKLVTVHDPIV; encoded by the coding sequence GTGCAGCTGACCCCCCACGAGCAGGAGAGACTGCTCATCCACGTGGCCGCCGACGTGGCCGAGAGACGCAAGGCGCGGGGCGTGCTCCTCAACCATCCCGAGGTGATAGCCCTGATCACCGCACACATCCTCGAAGGGGCCCGCGACGGGCGGACGGTGGCCGAGCTCATGGCCTCCGGGCGCACCGTGCTCTCCCGCGAGGAGGTCATGGAGGGGATACCCGAGATGATCCACGACGTCCAGGTCGAGGCGACCTTCCCGGACGGCACCAAGCTCGTCACCGTCCACGACCCCATCGTCTGA